The following DNA comes from Nitrospirota bacterium.
CCCGTATGCCTCATCAACAATGACAAGCCCTTTTGACTGCCGGATGATCTTTAATATCCTGTCGGATGAAAACGCATTGCCTGTCGGATTATTAGGTGAGCTTAGAAAGATGAGTTTCGGATTTATCTTCTTGACCGCTTTGAGCATCTCTTTTGTATCGAGGTCGAATTTATCATCAAGAGGAATACCCGCGCTCTTTTCTCCCTGCGCCTGAGAGATGATACGGTACATAGAGAATGTCGGCGTCGGGAACAAGACCGGGCCTCCGAAGGTTGTGATAAGGCACTGGATAAGTTCGTCAGAGCCGTTTCCGTGAAGGATGTTCTCAGGATTTACCTTGAACTGTTTTGCGAGAATATCTCTTAACGCCTTTGCCTCAGGGTCAGGATACCTGTTAGTCTTTACAGAATTTAAAACCTTTACGCCGTAGGGGCTCTCATTTGCGTCAAGCTTGACCCGGCATGGGATATCTTCTGCCTGATAAGCGCGGAGTGAACGGATGTTAGGTTTTACGAGTTTTTTGATATCCATTCTAAGGTATTACTTTGTTAAGCGGATATTCTATAATCCCTTCTGCTCCGGCAGATTTGAGCTTCGGTATAAGGTCGCGGACGGTCTTCTCTTCGATCATGACCTCAAGCGCGACCCAGCCCTCATCTGAAAGCAGCGACAACGTGGGGGAGTGCATGGCAGAGAGCAGGCTCATGACCTTCTTGAGCGACTTCTCAGGAACATTCATCTTCAGCCCCACCTTCTCCTCAGCCGCAAGGGCGCCTTTGACAAGAAGCACGATATTCTCCATCTTCTGCCTCTTCCATTTATCCTTCCAGGAATTTTTATTGGCAATGAACCTTGTGCTTGATTCAAGTATCGTCTCAATTATTCTAAGGTTGTTGGCTTTGAGCGAAGTGCCGGTCTCAGTAAGTTCGACAATAGCATCGCAAAGATGAGGAGGCTTCACCTCTGTAGCTCCCCATGAGAAATCTATTTTAGCCTTGATGCCTTTGGACTTAAGATATTTTGTAGTGTAGCCCACAAGCTCGGTGGCTATGCGCTTGCCCTGCAGGTCTTGAACCTTCTTTATCTTTGAATCATTAGGCACCGCAATGACCCATTTGACAGGCCTCAGCCCGCCCTTTGCATAGTTAAGCTCGGCAACCTCTTTTACATCAGCGCCCTGCTCAAGCACCCAGTCCAGGCCTGTAAGCCCAGCATCAAGCACGCCGTCATCAACATACTTTGCCATCTCCTGCGCCCTGATAAGAAGCGCCTCTATCTCAACATCATCAAAAACAGGATAATAAGAACGCGCATCGATGGAGATATTGTACCCCGCCTTTTTGAAGAGCTTAAGTGTTGATTCCTGTAGGCTGCCCTTTGGAAGCCCGAGTTTCAGTACCTTTTTCATTGCGATTTTTCCCTATTTAATAATCCATGATTAAATTTATAAAGTGATTTTCGTATTATAATACAGGCAATACAGTAAATATTCAAACCCCGGCAATCAAAAATAAAGTTTTCTAATTTATCTATTATTAATAATA
Coding sequences within:
- the hisC gene encoding histidinol-phosphate transaminase, whose amino-acid sequence is MDIKKLVKPNIRSLRAYQAEDIPCRVKLDANESPYGVKVLNSVKTNRYPDPEAKALRDILAKQFKVNPENILHGNGSDELIQCLITTFGGPVLFPTPTFSMYRIISQAQGEKSAGIPLDDKFDLDTKEMLKAVKKINPKLIFLSSPNNPTGNAFSSDRILKIIRQSKGLVIVDEAYGNFSDKKSFIPLLNKYKNLIILRTLSKIGLAGLRVGFMIADTEIINEVNKVRLPFNLNSLSQEMAVKTLKGDKITGSKIKLIVSERKRLFKEMQKIDGVLPFPSDANFILFKVEDSDTVHRMLLKSGILIRNMHGVVDGCLRVTVGTPKENNFFLKNLKQLSQ
- a CDS encoding ATP phosphoribosyltransferase produces the protein MKKVLKLGLPKGSLQESTLKLFKKAGYNISIDARSYYPVFDDVEIEALLIRAQEMAKYVDDGVLDAGLTGLDWVLEQGADVKEVAELNYAKGGLRPVKWVIAVPNDSKIKKVQDLQGKRIATELVGYTTKYLKSKGIKAKIDFSWGATEVKPPHLCDAIVELTETGTSLKANNLRIIETILESSTRFIANKNSWKDKWKRQKMENIVLLVKGALAAEEKVGLKMNVPEKSLKKVMSLLSAMHSPTLSLLSDEGWVALEVMIEEKTVRDLIPKLKSAGAEGIIEYPLNKVIP